From one Henriciella marina DSM 19595 genomic stretch:
- a CDS encoding DUF983 domain-containing protein, whose protein sequence is MTHQPILRGIKLRCPTCGEGALFGRYLVFNDECPACGQDFRSADTADGPAFFVGFLIMIVFAPFYFILPMLEMAIWLKVVLFAVLLVCMIGVALALLPRFKAVLFNLQLANKAEEAQWESTGKHGTPPKNWKG, encoded by the coding sequence ATGACACATCAACCCATTCTTCGCGGCATAAAGCTACGCTGCCCGACCTGCGGCGAAGGCGCCCTCTTTGGCCGTTATCTTGTCTTCAATGATGAATGCCCGGCCTGTGGACAGGATTTCCGCTCTGCCGATACCGCCGATGGCCCAGCCTTCTTTGTCGGCTTTCTGATCATGATCGTCTTCGCGCCCTTCTACTTCATCCTGCCCATGCTGGAGATGGCGATCTGGTTGAAGGTCGTGCTCTTCGCCGTGCTGCTGGTCTGCATGATCGGTGTCGCCCTGGCGCTTCTGCCCCGCTTCAAGGCGGTTCTGTTCAACCTGCAGCTCGCCAACAAGGCCGAGGAAGCGCAATGGGAGAGCACCGGCAAGCACGGTACCCCGCCAAAAAACTGGAAAGGTTAG
- a CDS encoding nitroreductase translates to MDFETVVRERRSIRGYLDKPVPKELIEEILEIAMRAPTSLNTQPWNFYVVAGKVLDKIREGNVERNLAGVPHSREFRLGPDYAGEHRERQIGIAKQLFAVMGIERHDKDARMDWVLRGFRQFDAPVSIVITYDKSIQGSDVAPFDCGGVVNCLVNTAWSKGLGCVINSQGIMQSPVVREHAGIADDQVIQTCVAMGWPDPDFPANSVISERKTVAEAATFRGFDD, encoded by the coding sequence ATGGATTTCGAAACAGTCGTTCGCGAGCGCCGCAGCATTCGCGGGTATCTGGACAAGCCAGTGCCAAAAGAACTGATCGAGGAAATCCTCGAAATCGCGATGCGGGCGCCAACCTCCCTGAATACGCAGCCCTGGAATTTCTATGTCGTCGCCGGAAAAGTGCTCGACAAGATTCGAGAAGGCAATGTCGAGCGCAACCTTGCCGGCGTTCCGCATAGCCGTGAGTTCCGACTTGGCCCGGACTATGCCGGTGAACACCGTGAGCGCCAGATCGGCATCGCCAAACAGCTTTTTGCGGTCATGGGCATCGAGCGGCACGACAAGGACGCGCGGATGGACTGGGTGCTGCGCGGCTTTCGTCAGTTCGACGCGCCGGTGTCGATCGTGATCACTTATGACAAGTCGATCCAAGGCAGCGATGTCGCGCCGTTTGATTGCGGCGGTGTCGTCAATTGCCTGGTCAACACGGCCTGGTCCAAGGGCCTGGGCTGCGTCATCAATAGCCAGGGCATCATGCAGAGTCCGGTTGTCCGTGAACATGCAGGCATAGCTGACGATCAGGTCATCCAGACCTGCGTCGCAATGGGCTGGCCAGATCCCGACTTTCCGGCAAACTCCGTCATCTCGGAGCGCAAGACTGTTGCCGAAGCGGCAACCTTTCGCGGCTTTGACGACTAA
- a CDS encoding HlyD family secretion protein, translated as MASGTETGRLHATMDGGAAQTESGGATGIAERRPWLTARRIRLAFIVAGLLIAAVFLFRFLSERARYVSTADARVASDMVAVSTDISGRIMRVAVGEGERVFEGDTLFEIDRREAELTLAQFEAEADRLRAEIAREEARAGLSTSKAGSEVAARRAGTASAGAAVASAQSDYATAQSDFARTQDLFERGRVTQAALDRAQNALDTAEQGLRQAEADAQRAAAEQRTASIEGEEVALIEHDLSVLRAALRQAEARVAAQGVVVDQHTIRSPIDGVVDEIFYDAGEHSLRGFRMALVHDPDAAWVSANIKETEIRHVSPGAPVRVEIDSYPGREFEGRVTSINDATLAEAALMPNPNANGVFTKITQRISVRIDVEAPDTPLRPGTMATVQIEKADPGDGG; from the coding sequence ATGGCTTCAGGGACGGAAACCGGAAGGCTACACGCGACAATGGATGGCGGGGCCGCACAGACTGAATCAGGCGGTGCCACAGGCATCGCAGAACGCCGCCCGTGGCTGACGGCGCGGCGCATCCGGCTGGCGTTTATTGTCGCTGGACTTCTGATCGCCGCAGTCTTCCTGTTCCGGTTCCTGAGTGAGCGCGCGCGTTATGTGTCGACAGCCGATGCGCGGGTCGCCTCTGACATGGTGGCAGTCTCCACCGACATTTCCGGGCGGATCATGCGGGTTGCGGTGGGCGAAGGCGAGAGGGTGTTCGAAGGCGATACGCTGTTCGAGATAGACAGGCGGGAAGCCGAATTGACGCTGGCTCAATTTGAAGCCGAGGCCGACCGGCTGCGTGCCGAGATCGCGCGTGAAGAAGCGCGCGCGGGCCTGTCCACCTCCAAGGCGGGCAGCGAAGTCGCCGCGCGCCGGGCGGGCACGGCGTCCGCGGGCGCTGCTGTCGCATCTGCGCAGTCCGATTACGCAACCGCGCAGTCAGACTTTGCGCGCACGCAGGATCTATTCGAGCGCGGCCGGGTCACGCAGGCCGCCCTGGACCGGGCGCAGAATGCCCTCGATACCGCAGAACAGGGCCTGCGCCAGGCGGAGGCCGATGCGCAGCGCGCAGCCGCCGAACAGCGAACGGCCAGTATCGAAGGCGAGGAAGTCGCGCTGATCGAGCATGATCTCTCAGTGCTGCGCGCAGCGTTGCGCCAGGCAGAGGCCCGTGTCGCGGCCCAGGGAGTGGTTGTCGATCAGCACACAATCCGAAGCCCGATAGACGGCGTGGTGGACGAGATTTTCTATGATGCAGGTGAGCACTCGCTGCGCGGATTTCGTATGGCGCTTGTTCATGATCCGGATGCGGCATGGGTGTCGGCCAATATCAAGGAAACCGAAATCCGCCATGTCTCGCCCGGGGCGCCCGTCCGTGTCGAGATTGACAGCTATCCAGGCCGTGAATTCGAAGGCCGCGTGACCAGCATCAATGATGCCACACTGGCGGAAGCAGCCCTGATGCCCAATCCGAATGCCAACGGCGTCTTCACCAAGATCACGCAGCGTATCTCGGTACGGATCGACGTCGAGGCGCCTGACACGCCTCTCCGGCCCGGGACGATGGCCACGGTACAGATCGAAAAAGCCGATCCGGGAGACGGCGGGTGA
- a CDS encoding DHA2 family efflux MFS transporter permease subunit, producing MSVGARTPRPKAFRAPLPLPDDIPPLANQPIRDRFAQFGSGYRWLLLFSMLIGSMSTLLAATTINVALPAIIGAFGLGQDQAQWMSTAFLASSTIAMLANAWAMSTFGPRSTYIFGMLIFVAGSLLGAVSDTLALLIVSRAMQGMAAGLLQPMSMFLIFQTFPDKQRGTAIGIFSIGVVLAPAFGPALGGIAVDLSSWRLVFVATVPLALLALAAAPLLMPRADPVQQAEKRPLDWQGLILLSLSAVSLLSGFAGGNRDGWDSDISLIKFTIGVLAAIAFYFWERRHPFPALNPKIFTYRQFWSAGLIISATGVAIYGSTYMIPLFVQLVQNYSPTAAGVMMIPAGLAMVIGFPLAGRLTDQVDTRWLLAFGIISFGMSAWLLSHVTVMTPYWVLVWWIVLSRVGISFCMPPANTTAVRAVPPPLLASATGGVSFLMQIGGAFGVNLLAILLQRRLIFHGEHLASAVNESSPQLSYAHVQIAREMERNGLPQLPAFQSAFGELGRQISVEASVYAFRDCFFVIAVWFAIVLCFLAFMPKPRLEASQAAKT from the coding sequence GTGAGCGTTGGCGCACGGACGCCGCGGCCAAAGGCCTTCCGCGCGCCCCTGCCCCTGCCAGACGACATTCCGCCGCTTGCCAACCAGCCGATCCGCGACCGGTTCGCGCAATTTGGATCCGGCTATCGCTGGCTGCTGCTGTTCTCGATGCTGATCGGGTCGATGTCGACGCTGCTGGCCGCTACGACGATCAATGTCGCCCTGCCCGCGATTATCGGTGCATTCGGCCTTGGACAGGACCAGGCCCAATGGATGTCGACGGCCTTTCTGGCCTCATCGACAATCGCCATGCTGGCCAATGCCTGGGCCATGTCCACATTCGGACCAAGGTCCACCTATATATTCGGTATGCTGATCTTTGTCGCCGGATCGCTGCTCGGCGCAGTCAGCGATACGCTGGCTTTGCTTATCGTATCGCGGGCGATGCAGGGAATGGCGGCGGGGCTACTGCAGCCCATGTCCATGTTCCTGATCTTCCAGACTTTCCCCGACAAGCAGCGCGGTACGGCGATCGGGATTTTCTCCATCGGAGTTGTGCTGGCGCCCGCTTTCGGTCCGGCACTGGGCGGAATTGCGGTGGACCTTTCAAGCTGGCGGCTGGTGTTTGTTGCGACCGTGCCATTGGCGCTTCTGGCACTGGCGGCCGCGCCGCTCCTGATGCCGCGCGCGGACCCGGTGCAGCAGGCGGAGAAACGCCCACTCGACTGGCAGGGGCTGATCCTTCTCAGCCTGTCGGCCGTGTCTCTTCTGTCGGGGTTCGCAGGCGGCAACCGCGATGGCTGGGATTCCGATATCTCACTCATCAAGTTCACCATTGGCGTTCTTGCCGCCATCGCCTTCTACTTCTGGGAACGGCGCCACCCCTTCCCCGCGCTCAACCCGAAAATCTTCACCTATCGCCAGTTCTGGTCGGCCGGGCTCATCATCTCGGCAACCGGTGTTGCGATCTATGGCTCCACTTACATGATCCCGCTCTTTGTCCAGCTCGTGCAGAATTATTCGCCAACCGCGGCGGGCGTGATGATGATCCCGGCGGGCCTGGCCATGGTGATCGGCTTTCCTCTGGCCGGGCGGCTCACCGACCAGGTGGACACACGCTGGCTGCTCGCCTTCGGTATCATCTCCTTCGGCATGTCAGCATGGCTGTTGTCGCATGTGACGGTAATGACGCCCTACTGGGTTCTGGTCTGGTGGATCGTGCTCAGCCGCGTCGGGATCAGTTTCTGCATGCCGCCGGCGAATACGACAGCTGTGCGCGCGGTGCCGCCGCCCCTGCTGGCGTCCGCGACGGGCGGGGTGTCCTTTCTTATGCAGATTGGCGGGGCGTTTGGCGTCAATCTGCTGGCGATCCTCCTGCAGCGACGGCTCATCTTTCATGGCGAGCACCTTGCCTCTGCGGTCAACGAATCCAGTCCGCAGCTCTCCTATGCCCACGTCCAGATTGCGCGGGAGATGGAACGCAACGGCCTGCCGCAACTTCCGGCCTTTCAGTCGGCTTTTGGGGAGCTTGGGCGACAGATTTCCGTGGAGGCGAGCGTCTATGCCTTCCGGGACTGTTTCTTCGTGATTGCGGTCTGGTTTGCGATTGTCCTCTGCTTTCTGGCGTTCATGCCGAAGCCAAGGCTCGAAGCCTCACAGGCGGCGAAGACCTGA
- a CDS encoding squalene/phytoene synthase family protein — MTFSSTPAAPEIWANIDRRLRTGDEDRWLSSRYASESGRRSLVALYGFCWELARVRLIVTEPTMGAIRFQWWRDALEELKEGKPPRAHDVATAIAHMLAETVLRADDLVQIVDAYEAAYESRDRSLEPETQMALLAARIIDPAVDCRSEIETLAPFFAARRRGEDVAGPPRPIRVPASIRPAIAHFRLRKLYRREKPASLLARRLCVLRAVMSGWL, encoded by the coding sequence ATGACGTTTAGTTCCACCCCGGCAGCGCCTGAAATCTGGGCAAATATCGATCGTCGCCTTCGCACAGGCGATGAAGACCGCTGGTTATCATCGCGATATGCAAGCGAATCCGGCCGCCGGTCACTGGTGGCGCTGTACGGCTTCTGCTGGGAACTGGCGCGTGTGCGCCTGATCGTGACGGAGCCGACCATGGGCGCGATCCGCTTTCAGTGGTGGCGCGATGCGCTCGAGGAACTGAAGGAAGGCAAACCCCCGCGCGCCCACGATGTTGCCACCGCCATCGCGCACATGCTGGCGGAAACCGTGCTGAGGGCGGATGATCTCGTGCAGATCGTCGATGCCTATGAGGCCGCCTATGAAAGCCGCGATCGAAGCCTTGAGCCGGAAACGCAGATGGCCTTGCTTGCCGCCCGTATCATCGATCCCGCCGTCGATTGCAGGTCCGAGATCGAAACGCTTGCGCCGTTCTTTGCAGCCAGACGCAGGGGAGAGGACGTCGCCGGCCCGCCCCGCCCAATACGCGTGCCCGCCAGCATCCGGCCCGCCATCGCCCATTTCCGGCTCCGCAAACTCTACCGCCGCGAAAAGCCGGCGAGTTTACTTGCCAGACGCCTCTGCGTGCTGCGTGCGGTGATGTCAGGCTGGCTCTGA
- a CDS encoding nitroreductase translates to MDVSQAVNQRISTRAFLDKQISAEEVREWLAAAQRAPSGGNLQPWRVIALTGEAKQEVVDLAQKSLAESPRGEKTDRPIYPKELWEPHEARRRRVGEMMYEKLEIPREDKAARIQWFSRNFRFFDAPLAVFFVIDERMGHGQWAHTGMFMQTLALLAEERGWGSCFQECWGMLRSTLKTHFDLGETEMVYSGMAVGCPDPDHAVNQLRAERADVDEFAELKGF, encoded by the coding sequence ATGGATGTGAGCCAGGCTGTAAATCAGCGCATTTCGACGCGCGCTTTTCTCGACAAGCAGATCAGCGCCGAAGAGGTCCGCGAGTGGCTGGCAGCCGCTCAGCGCGCGCCGTCAGGTGGCAATTTGCAGCCCTGGCGTGTCATCGCGCTGACAGGTGAGGCCAAGCAGGAGGTCGTCGATCTGGCGCAGAAATCCCTCGCGGAGAGCCCCAGGGGCGAGAAGACCGACAGGCCGATCTACCCAAAGGAACTGTGGGAACCTCATGAGGCCCGCAGGCGCCGTGTCGGGGAAATGATGTATGAAAAACTGGAGATCCCGCGCGAAGACAAGGCCGCGCGCATCCAGTGGTTCTCACGCAATTTTCGCTTCTTCGACGCGCCGCTGGCGGTCTTCTTCGTGATCGATGAGCGCATGGGCCATGGCCAGTGGGCCCATACCGGCATGTTCATGCAGACACTCGCCCTGCTGGCCGAGGAGCGCGGCTGGGGTAGCTGTTTCCAGGAATGCTGGGGCATGCTTCGCTCGACGCTGAAGACCCATTTCGATCTCGGCGAAACCGAAATGGTCTATAGCGGGATGGCGGTTGGCTGCCCGGACCCTGATCACGCGGTAAACCAGCTACGTGCCGAGCGGGCAGATGTCGATGAGTTTGCGGAGCTAAAAGGCTTCTGA
- a CDS encoding CHAD domain-containing protein: MAYSFRPADESVEAGLKRVARSQIESGLEHLRDEELPQEEKVHEIRKRCKKMRGLLRLVRPCFDGYKAENECFRDAARTLSNVRDASAVLETVDEIEIRFADELKKAALKPLRTQLSADRDELDETEIEETLADMRLVFREALDRVDGWTLSAEGAEAVSEGAAKTYKRAVKAMAKAESSGVAEDFHDWRKRAKYHWFHLRLVRKAWPPVLEAYADEAHHLSNLLGDHHDLHVLTKAAERQFGSRDETFELVGSLCAARQKSLADDALQLGRKLFWADKKAFEDEVGTLWQASRSEPA; encoded by the coding sequence ATGGCATATTCATTCAGACCGGCAGACGAGAGCGTAGAGGCCGGGCTCAAACGCGTGGCACGAAGCCAGATCGAGTCCGGGCTGGAGCATCTGCGCGACGAAGAGCTGCCGCAGGAAGAGAAAGTTCACGAGATCCGCAAACGCTGCAAGAAGATGCGCGGGCTGCTGCGGCTCGTGCGGCCCTGTTTCGACGGGTATAAGGCGGAGAATGAATGCTTCCGCGATGCGGCCCGCACACTTTCCAATGTGCGGGACGCGAGTGCCGTTCTGGAAACCGTGGATGAGATCGAGATCCGCTTCGCCGATGAGCTGAAGAAAGCCGCGCTGAAACCGCTGCGCACACAGCTATCTGCCGACAGGGACGAGCTCGACGAAACCGAGATCGAAGAGACGCTCGCCGACATGCGGCTGGTCTTTCGCGAGGCGCTGGACCGGGTGGACGGCTGGACGCTTAGCGCCGAGGGCGCCGAGGCTGTGTCGGAAGGGGCGGCGAAGACCTACAAGCGCGCTGTGAAAGCCATGGCGAAGGCAGAGTCTTCCGGCGTGGCGGAGGATTTTCATGACTGGCGCAAGCGCGCGAAATATCACTGGTTCCATCTCCGGCTTGTCAGAAAGGCGTGGCCACCCGTGCTGGAGGCGTATGCCGACGAAGCTCATCACCTCTCGAACCTGCTGGGCGACCATCATGATCTTCATGTCCTCACGAAGGCAGCCGAGCGCCAGTTTGGCAGTCGCGATGAGACCTTTGAACTTGTGGGCAGCCTGTGCGCGGCACGCCAGAAAAGCCTTGCCGATGATGCCCTGCAGCTCGGCAGGAAGCTTTTCTGGGCCGACAAGAAGGCGTTTGAAGACGAGGTTGGGACGCTGTGGCAGGCAAGCCGGTCAGAGCCAGCCTGA
- a CDS encoding C40 family peptidase produces the protein MNSSFDYRPGDVISVPFGGVFRHYGIVTYGGRVVSNTRVGGGVVTQTLVEFSSGREIRRHGWQEGNDFLAVDRAHRKLGGDYHLTGSNCVHFARSARSRKPTVTQVARGTFEAFRDMLGPRRRS, from the coding sequence ATGAACTCAAGCTTTGATTATCGTCCCGGCGACGTCATTTCTGTGCCCTTTGGCGGCGTCTTTCGTCACTACGGGATCGTAACCTATGGCGGCCGCGTCGTGTCCAATACGCGTGTTGGCGGCGGTGTGGTCACACAGACGCTGGTTGAGTTCTCATCCGGCCGCGAAATCCGGCGCCATGGCTGGCAGGAAGGCAATGACTTCCTGGCCGTGGACCGCGCCCATCGCAAACTGGGTGGCGACTATCACCTTACCGGATCAAACTGCGTCCATTTCGCCCGCAGCGCCCGCAGCCGGAAGCCGACCGTGACTCAGGTGGCTCGCGGCACGTTCGAGGCGTTTCGCGACATGCTCGGCCCGCGAAGACGGAGCTGA
- a CDS encoding DEAD/DEAH box helicase: protein MQAIEESGYTTPTPIQAKAIPQILLGGDVTGIAQTGTGKTAAFVLPMIHRLERGRARARMPRTLILAPTRELAAQVAENFEKYGKNLKLEMALLIGGVSFKDQEQKLMRGVDVLIATPGRLIDQFERGKILLTGVEILVIDEADRMLDMGFIPDIEKICAMLPPRRQTLLFSATMPPEINKLAQRFQKDPMKIEVARQAQTAETITQYVVKLSRGDDKAKRTALRHIINARNVKNGIVFCNRKRNVDIVVKSLIKHGFDAAAIHGDLPQAYRTQTLDRFRDGTLKLLVASDVAARGLDVPDVSHVFNYAPPPKDEDYVHRIGRTGRAGREGESVTIVTPEDEKSWEGVVKLIGQDVKTLDLPGLAEEIEALPEDTGGRGRGRGRGRSSSSGSSRRGESGGGSSGNSSGGGRGRSRGGAKTASSDTPAEKPQAKPQEPAEKAAPKQEDRPAAEKKPRQARSSSRGKSGKSDKSDKLQPASDGVRGFGNDVPDFLKR from the coding sequence ATGCAGGCGATTGAAGAGTCCGGATACACAACGCCGACCCCTATACAGGCAAAAGCAATTCCGCAGATCCTGCTGGGCGGCGACGTTACAGGCATCGCGCAAACCGGTACCGGCAAGACGGCCGCTTTCGTCCTGCCCATGATCCACCGGCTGGAACGCGGCCGCGCCCGGGCCCGCATGCCCCGCACACTGATCCTTGCGCCGACGCGTGAGCTCGCCGCGCAGGTTGCCGAGAACTTCGAAAAGTATGGCAAGAATCTGAAGCTTGAAATGGCGCTGCTTATAGGCGGTGTGTCGTTCAAGGATCAGGAACAGAAGCTGATGCGCGGCGTCGACGTGCTGATCGCGACGCCAGGCCGCCTGATCGACCAGTTCGAACGCGGCAAGATCCTGCTGACCGGTGTAGAAATCCTCGTCATCGACGAAGCTGACCGCATGCTGGATATGGGCTTTATCCCTGACATCGAGAAGATCTGCGCCATGCTGCCACCGCGCCGCCAGACGCTGCTCTTTTCGGCGACCATGCCGCCAGAGATCAACAAGCTCGCCCAGCGCTTCCAGAAGGACCCGATGAAGATCGAGGTCGCGCGCCAGGCACAGACCGCTGAAACGATTACGCAATATGTCGTGAAGCTCTCGCGCGGCGACGACAAGGCGAAACGCACGGCGCTGCGCCACATCATCAATGCGCGCAATGTGAAGAACGGCATCGTCTTCTGTAACCGCAAGCGCAATGTCGACATCGTCGTCAAATCGCTGATCAAGCATGGCTTCGACGCCGCCGCCATCCATGGCGATCTGCCGCAAGCCTATCGCACGCAGACACTCGACCGTTTCCGGGATGGCACGCTCAAACTGCTGGTTGCCTCTGATGTCGCCGCCCGCGGGCTGGACGTTCCCGATGTAAGCCATGTGTTCAACTATGCCCCGCCTCCGAAGGATGAGGACTATGTCCACCGCATCGGCCGGACCGGACGCGCCGGACGCGAAGGCGAAAGTGTTACCATTGTCACGCCAGAGGATGAAAAATCCTGGGAAGGCGTCGTCAAGCTGATCGGTCAGGACGTTAAAACGCTCGACCTGCCAGGCCTTGCTGAAGAAATTGAAGCCCTGCCTGAAGATACAGGCGGACGCGGACGCGGCAGAGGACGCGGGCGTAGCAGCAGCAGCGGAAGTAGCCGCCGCGGCGAGAGCGGCGGCGGTTCAAGCGGCAACAGTTCCGGAGGCGGACGTGGACGCTCACGCGGCGGCGCAAAGACGGCGTCCAGCGACACCCCGGCCGAAAAACCGCAGGCCAAACCGCAAGAGCCTGCTGAAAAGGCCGCGCCAAAACAGGAAGACCGGCCCGCCGCGGAAAAGAAACCGCGTCAGGCAAGATCAAGCTCACGCGGAAAGTCCGGCAAATCGGATAAATCCGACAAGCTTCAGCCTGCCTCGGACGGCGTTCGCGGCTTCGGCAATGATGTCCCGGATTTCCTGAAGCGTTAG
- a CDS encoding TerC family protein: protein MADFFAVFAMPEAWAALATLIVLEIVLGIDNLVFISILTNKLPEKQRPMARQIGIGLALGLRLVLLAAIAWIVGLTSTMIDLGISGPPGEHGEVTFETAFSWRDIILIVGGLFLVWKATTEIHHTIDPEPSETVFGGGKAGLGFASAITQIILLDMVFSIDSILTAVGMTDHLPIMVVAVVVAVLVMLLSAGPLARFISANPTVVMLALAFLLMIGMVLIADGFGVHVPKGYIYAAMAFSVFVEVLNLVARKKNKTTEPATERRADTP, encoded by the coding sequence ATGGCTGACTTTTTCGCGGTATTTGCAATGCCAGAGGCCTGGGCGGCGCTGGCAACTTTGATCGTGCTCGAAATCGTTCTTGGCATCGACAATCTCGTTTTCATCTCCATCCTGACCAACAAGCTGCCGGAAAAGCAGCGCCCGATGGCACGGCAGATCGGTATCGGCCTTGCCCTCGGCCTGCGGCTCGTTCTGCTCGCGGCCATCGCCTGGATTGTGGGTCTTACCTCTACAATGATCGACCTCGGCATTTCCGGCCCACCCGGAGAGCATGGCGAAGTGACCTTCGAAACCGCTTTCTCCTGGCGCGATATCATCCTGATCGTCGGTGGCCTGTTCCTCGTCTGGAAGGCAACGACCGAGATCCACCACACCATCGATCCTGAACCAAGCGAGACCGTCTTTGGCGGCGGAAAGGCAGGCCTCGGCTTCGCTTCCGCGATCACCCAGATCATCCTGCTCGACATGGTCTTCTCGATCGACTCCATCCTCACTGCGGTCGGCATGACCGATCATCTGCCGATCATGGTCGTAGCGGTCGTTGTGGCCGTCCTGGTCATGCTTCTGTCTGCCGGACCGCTTGCGCGCTTCATCAGCGCGAACCCGACCGTCGTAATGCTCGCGCTCGCCTTCCTCTTGATGATCGGCATGGTGCTCATCGCAGACGGTTTCGGCGTTCATGTGCCCAAGGGCTATATCTACGCTGCAATGGCCTTCTCGGTCTTCGTCGAAGTCCTGAACCTCGTCGCGCGAAAGAAGAACAAGACCACAGAGCCAGCCACAGAAAGACGCGCAGACACGCCCTGA
- a CDS encoding superoxide dismutase → MAFDLPPLPYSRDALSPHVSEDTLNYHYGKHHQAYVNNLNKLIDGTAHADAPLEKIIKDASGDNSKAGLFNNAAQVWNHTFYWHSMKPDGGGKPNGAIAKKIDEDFGSYEDFAKEFKAAGGSQFGSGWAWLVLANGKLEVRKTPNAETPVTDEGATPLLTMDVWEHAYYLDYQNARPDYMQAFLDNLVNWDFVNQNLADAS, encoded by the coding sequence ATGGCTTTTGACCTACCCCCACTTCCCTATTCACGTGATGCGCTGTCCCCTCATGTCTCCGAGGACACACTGAACTATCACTATGGCAAGCACCACCAGGCCTATGTGAACAACCTCAACAAACTGATCGACGGCACCGCGCACGCAGATGCGCCGCTTGAGAAGATCATCAAGGATGCGTCGGGCGACAACTCCAAAGCGGGCCTGTTCAATAACGCTGCCCAGGTCTGGAACCACACTTTCTACTGGCATTCGATGAAGCCAGACGGCGGCGGCAAGCCGAATGGCGCGATCGCCAAGAAGATCGACGAGGACTTTGGCTCCTACGAAGACTTCGCCAAGGAATTCAAGGCAGCAGGCGGCAGTCAGTTTGGCTCCGGCTGGGCATGGCTGGTCCTTGCCAATGGCAAGCTGGAAGTCCGCAAGACGCCAAATGCCGAGACGCCTGTCACCGATGAGGGCGCAACGCCGCTACTGACCATGGATGTCTGGGAGCACGCCTATTACCTCGACTATCAGAATGCGCGTCCTGACTACATGCAGGCCTTCCTCGACAATCTGGTTAACTGGGACTTCGTGAACCAGAACCTGGCCGACGCCAGCTAG
- a CDS encoding PAS domain-containing sensor histidine kinase encodes MTNELQRASLTWKVSPDMFCILDREGRFVAVNPAWKATLGWSKGEIEGKAFVDFLHPDDVERSLEAFEVVKTGKPVLRFENRYRARNGDYHWFSWVAVPDEERFYCTVRDVTEDKDRIELLRQKEADAELKEVFLAVLGHDLRNPLAALESGIRILCRKLEDEKLGAVLQQMQGSTTRMSELIDNVMDLARDRLGSGMGVEREPTAGLADDLKQVIEEIKVSHRDVAIRQNINIQGEVTCDASRIGQLLSNLLANAVMHGDPAQPIDVQASNQDGRLTLSVANGGDPIPDDALEHLFQPFFRGKVRDSRHGLGLGLYIAHQIAMAHGGTLDVKSDAHETRFTLDIPG; translated from the coding sequence ATGACCAATGAACTTCAGAGGGCGAGCCTGACATGGAAGGTTTCGCCCGACATGTTCTGTATCCTGGACCGTGAAGGCCGGTTCGTTGCGGTCAACCCAGCCTGGAAAGCGACGCTCGGCTGGTCGAAAGGGGAAATTGAAGGCAAGGCGTTTGTCGACTTCCTCCATCCAGACGATGTGGAACGCTCGCTTGAAGCATTCGAGGTCGTGAAAACTGGCAAGCCGGTGCTGCGTTTTGAAAACCGTTATCGGGCGCGCAATGGTGACTATCACTGGTTTTCCTGGGTCGCGGTTCCGGATGAAGAGCGGTTCTATTGCACCGTACGGGACGTGACCGAAGACAAGGACCGCATTGAGCTTCTCAGGCAGAAGGAAGCAGATGCGGAACTGAAAGAGGTCTTTCTCGCCGTGCTGGGCCATGACCTGCGTAACCCACTCGCGGCGCTTGAATCCGGGATCCGCATTCTTTGCAGGAAACTGGAAGACGAGAAGCTCGGCGCGGTGCTGCAGCAGATGCAAGGAAGCACGACCCGCATGTCGGAGCTCATCGACAATGTCATGGACCTTGCCCGCGACCGGCTGGGCAGCGGCATGGGGGTCGAGCGTGAGCCGACGGCGGGTCTCGCTGATGATCTCAAACAGGTGATCGAGGAGATCAAGGTCAGTCACCGCGATGTTGCTATCCGCCAGAACATCAACATTCAGGGCGAGGTGACATGCGACGCGTCACGTATTGGTCAGCTCTTGTCGAACCTTCTTGCCAATGCCGTGATGCACGGCGACCCGGCACAGCCGATCGATGTCCAGGCATCAAATCAAGACGGCCGGCTGACGCTGTCTGTTGCCAATGGCGGCGACCCGATACCGGACGATGCGCTCGAGCATCTTTTCCAGCCCTTCTTTCGCGGAAAAGTTCGTGACAGCCGTCATGGTCTTGGGCTCGGACTTTATATTGCCCACCAGATCGCAATGGCGCATGGCGGCACGCTCGATGTGAAGTCGGATGCGCATGAAACGCGATTCACGCTCGACATTCCCGGTTGA